The following proteins come from a genomic window of Brevibacillus antibioticus:
- the argH gene encoding argininosuccinate lyase has translation MKLWGGRFTKPTNQLVEEYTASISFDQKMWRQDIVGSLAHVAMLGKCGILPMEEVRQIIAGLKKVKEKIERGQAEFLVAHEDVHMNIEKMLIEEIGPLGGKLHTGRSRNDQVALDMHLYLREKLMEIIQLAMYLQEALLEKASQHLDTVMPGYTHLQRAQPVLFGYHLMAYVSMLQRDIERMTETWKRVNVLPLGAGALAGTTFPIDRSFVAELLQFDGIYQNSMDAVSDRDFIVEFLADGSLVMTHLSRLCEELVIWSSQEFSFVELDDAFCTGSSIMPQKKNPDVAELVRGKTGRVYGNLFGLLTVLKGLPLAYNKDMQEDKEGMFDTVATIHGALALLTPMIKTMQVKADRMRQAVTNDFSNATDLADYLVRKDMPFRQAHEVVGRTVLYCIEQQKYLLDLTLEEFQSFSEAIGADVYDALAVETVVNARNVLGGTARNQVEVQMDWYRKRLVETHAWVDKNSQKVMIESLIDVGSPA, from the coding sequence ATGAAACTCTGGGGAGGACGCTTCACGAAGCCGACAAATCAACTCGTAGAAGAGTATACCGCTTCTATTTCTTTCGACCAGAAAATGTGGCGACAGGACATCGTTGGAAGCCTGGCTCATGTTGCCATGTTGGGCAAGTGCGGTATCCTGCCGATGGAGGAAGTAAGACAGATCATTGCTGGTTTGAAAAAAGTAAAAGAGAAAATTGAGCGCGGGCAAGCTGAGTTTCTCGTTGCGCACGAAGATGTGCATATGAATATTGAAAAGATGCTGATTGAAGAGATCGGTCCGTTGGGGGGCAAACTCCACACCGGCCGTAGCCGCAATGATCAGGTTGCGTTGGATATGCACCTGTACCTCAGAGAAAAGCTGATGGAGATTATCCAATTGGCGATGTATTTGCAAGAGGCATTGCTTGAGAAAGCGAGCCAGCATCTCGATACCGTCATGCCAGGCTATACACATTTGCAGCGTGCGCAACCAGTATTGTTTGGCTATCACCTGATGGCGTATGTGTCCATGCTGCAACGTGATATCGAACGGATGACCGAGACGTGGAAGCGTGTAAATGTGCTGCCGCTGGGCGCTGGTGCCCTCGCAGGTACGACATTCCCGATCGACCGCAGTTTTGTAGCGGAATTGCTGCAATTTGACGGTATCTATCAAAACAGCATGGATGCAGTGAGTGATCGCGACTTCATCGTCGAATTTTTGGCAGACGGCTCTTTGGTCATGACCCATCTTTCCCGTCTGTGCGAAGAGCTCGTCATCTGGAGCAGTCAGGAATTCTCCTTTGTGGAGCTAGACGACGCATTTTGCACGGGGTCCAGTATCATGCCGCAAAAGAAAAATCCTGATGTGGCTGAGCTAGTTCGCGGAAAAACAGGGCGTGTTTACGGCAATCTGTTTGGATTGTTGACCGTATTGAAAGGTTTGCCGCTGGCGTACAACAAGGACATGCAAGAAGATAAAGAGGGCATGTTCGATACGGTAGCTACCATTCATGGTGCACTGGCGTTGCTCACACCGATGATTAAGACGATGCAAGTCAAAGCAGATCGCATGCGTCAAGCAGTTACCAACGATTTTTCCAATGCGACAGACTTGGCAGATTACTTGGTTCGCAAAGACATGCCGTTCCGGCAGGCGCATGAAGTCGTAGGGAGAACCGTCTTGTACTGCATCGAGCAGCAAAAATATCTTCTTGATCTGACCTTGGAAGAATTCCAAAGCTTCTCAGAGGCTATTGGGGCAGATGTGTATGACGCTCTAGCTGTTGAGACCGTTGTCAATGCACGCAACGTGCTGGGTGGGACCGCTCGCAATCAGGTAGAAGTCCAAATGGATTGGTACCGCAAGCGACTGGTAGAAACACATGCTTGGGTAGATAAAAACAGTCAAAAGGTCATGATTGAATCCTTGATCGATGTCGGTTCACCTGCATAA
- the argF gene encoding ornithine carbamoyltransferase produces MQPVKILEHFQNLPLQKHKGKDFLRVDEFNGEELMELLHLSAHVKQLQKLGQPFQPLQGKTLGMIFDKASTRTRVSFEVGMHQLGGLGMFMSGKELQLGRGEPISDTAKVLSRYVDAIMIRTFSHSYVEELALHASIPIINGLTDLYHPCQALADLLTIWEHKGKLKGVKLAYVGDGNNVANSLVLGAALLGLDVRVATPAGYEMDATIVAKARGYAKQSGGSMMVTTDPIEAVMGADAVYTDVWTSMGFEEENEVRLKAFADYQVNEKLVAAADRNYLFLHCLPAHRGEEVTSGVIDGSRSVIFDQAENRLHAQKAILAALV; encoded by the coding sequence ATGCAGCCAGTGAAGATATTGGAACACTTTCAAAACTTGCCGTTGCAAAAGCATAAAGGAAAGGACTTCCTACGCGTTGATGAATTCAACGGGGAAGAATTGATGGAGCTGCTCCATCTGTCTGCTCACGTCAAGCAATTGCAAAAGCTGGGACAGCCATTCCAGCCTTTGCAAGGCAAGACGCTGGGGATGATCTTTGACAAGGCTTCGACCCGCACGCGCGTCTCTTTTGAAGTAGGGATGCATCAGTTGGGTGGCCTGGGGATGTTCATGAGCGGAAAAGAGCTGCAGCTCGGACGCGGGGAGCCGATCAGCGACACAGCAAAAGTTCTGTCTCGGTACGTGGATGCCATCATGATTCGCACTTTCTCCCACTCCTATGTAGAAGAGCTTGCTCTGCACGCGTCAATCCCCATTATCAATGGCTTGACCGATCTGTACCATCCTTGTCAGGCTTTGGCTGATCTGCTGACGATCTGGGAGCATAAAGGCAAGCTGAAGGGAGTCAAGCTCGCTTATGTAGGAGACGGCAACAACGTGGCGAACTCACTGGTACTGGGCGCAGCTCTGCTAGGCCTTGATGTGCGGGTGGCGACTCCAGCAGGCTACGAAATGGATGCCACTATTGTCGCAAAAGCTAGAGGGTACGCGAAACAAAGCGGTGGAAGCATGATGGTGACCACTGATCCGATAGAGGCTGTCATGGGGGCAGATGCTGTATACACGGACGTTTGGACTAGTATGGGTTTTGAGGAAGAAAATGAGGTGCGTTTGAAAGCTTTTGCTGACTATCAAGTGAACGAAAAATTAGTAGCAGCGGCAGATCGTAATTATCTCTTCTTGCACTGCTTGCCAGCACATCGTGGGGAAGAAGTGACAAGCGGGGTCATCGACGGATCGCGCTCTGTCATTTTTGATCAGGCTGAAAATAGATTGCACGCACAAAAGGCGATTTTGGCGGCGCTGGTATGA
- a CDS encoding DUF5317 domain-containing protein, with product MLLDVIGLSFVIALLRGGRIKEFPKFHKLSLLFISIALQALSALYPPAGGIFVSISYVFILAFLLFNRQSEDIRIFMMGWFLNSLAIWTNNGRMPIDLEQAKKLPYDLTPVINGTNFKHSILTESTNLPFLTDVIYMPSIIPRVISIGDIFIMLGAFLLVQRLMNKPISLLQLREGKNYATKS from the coding sequence ATGCTACTTGATGTGATTGGTTTATCGTTTGTAATTGCTCTATTAAGAGGAGGAAGGATTAAAGAGTTTCCGAAGTTTCATAAACTCTCTCTGCTCTTTATTAGTATAGCCCTACAAGCTCTTTCAGCGCTCTATCCCCCGGCAGGAGGGATATTCGTATCAATCTCTTATGTATTCATACTAGCCTTTCTATTGTTCAATCGCCAATCTGAGGATATACGTATCTTCATGATGGGCTGGTTTTTGAATTCATTGGCTATTTGGACAAACAATGGAAGAATGCCGATTGATTTGGAACAAGCGAAAAAGCTGCCTTACGATCTTACTCCGGTTATCAATGGGACGAATTTTAAACACAGTATTTTGACTGAGAGTACAAATTTGCCGTTTTTAACAGATGTCATCTACATGCCTTCCATTATTCCAAGGGTAATCAGCATAGGCGATATTTTTATTATGCTAGGTGCGTTTTTATTAGTACAACGCTTAATGAATAAGCCAATCTCACTATTACAACTTCGAGAAGGAAAAAACTATGCAACGAAAAGTTGA
- the ftsE gene encoding cell division ATP-binding protein FtsE: MIEMFDVWKTYPNGTNALKGINIRIEKGEFVYVVGPSGAGKSTFIKLMYREEKPSKGQIFLGGFNVSRIKERQIPVVRRSIGVVFQDFKLLPTLTVFENVAFAMEVIESNPKQIKPRVMDVLGLVKLKHKAKMLPNELSGGEQQRVALARALVNSPGIIIADEPTGNLDPETSWEIMKLFEEINQRGTTVVMATHNREIVNTMRKRVIAIEAGQIARDEQRGEYGYED; encoded by the coding sequence TTGATCGAAATGTTCGATGTGTGGAAAACATACCCGAATGGAACGAATGCTTTGAAAGGTATCAACATTCGGATTGAGAAAGGTGAATTTGTGTACGTAGTAGGCCCCAGTGGAGCGGGTAAATCTACGTTTATCAAGTTGATGTACCGTGAAGAGAAGCCTTCGAAAGGGCAAATCTTCTTGGGTGGATTCAATGTCAGCAGAATTAAGGAGCGCCAAATTCCAGTGGTTCGCCGTAGTATCGGTGTCGTATTCCAAGACTTCAAGCTGTTGCCGACACTGACTGTTTTCGAAAACGTGGCATTTGCCATGGAAGTAATCGAGAGCAATCCAAAACAAATCAAGCCGCGCGTGATGGATGTTTTGGGACTCGTGAAGCTGAAGCATAAAGCGAAAATGCTGCCAAATGAGCTGTCTGGCGGTGAACAGCAACGGGTTGCCTTGGCGCGAGCATTGGTGAATAGCCCCGGAATTATCATTGCGGATGAGCCGACGGGGAATTTGGACCCAGAGACCTCTTGGGAAATCATGAAGCTATTTGAAGAAATCAATCAGCGAGGAACCACAGTCGTAATGGCTACCCACAACCGAGAGATTGTAAACACGATGAGAAAACGGGTTATTGCGATTGAAGCAGGACAAATCGCCCGTGATGAGCAGAGAGGGGAATACGGTTATGAAGATTAG
- a CDS encoding argininosuccinate synthase codes for MAKDKIVLAYSGGLDTSVAIKWLQDTYNYDVIAVALDVGEGKDLDFVQKKALQVGALKSIVVDAKDAFAEEFVLPALKANAMYEGKYPLVSALSRYLISRVLVEIAEKEGAVAVAHGCTGKGNDQVRFDVSFTALNPDIQIVAPVREWGWTRDEEIEYAKKNNIPIPIDLDNPYSIDQNLWGRSCECGVLEDPWAAPPEGAYDLTKSIMDAPDEAEEIEITFVQGKPIALNGEELPLAELILKLNKIAGNHGVGRIDHVENRLVGIKSREVYETPAATTLILAHRELEFLTQPREVAQFKPIVEQKLAQVIYEGLWYSPIRNAVQAFIEETQKHVSGVVRVKLHKGHAIVVGRTSASSLYSHELATYNAGDQFDHKAALGFIKLWGLPTKVYAQVNEGVLHENKNTAIKILDEKDAIKQ; via the coding sequence ATGGCAAAAGATAAAATTGTGTTGGCCTATTCAGGCGGTTTAGATACATCGGTAGCAATTAAATGGCTGCAAGATACGTATAACTACGATGTCATTGCAGTTGCATTGGATGTAGGGGAAGGGAAAGACCTCGATTTCGTACAGAAAAAAGCATTGCAGGTAGGGGCGTTGAAATCAATCGTAGTGGATGCAAAGGATGCATTCGCAGAGGAATTCGTATTGCCAGCTCTGAAGGCAAACGCCATGTACGAAGGCAAATATCCATTGGTGTCTGCACTGTCGCGTTACCTGATTTCGCGCGTGCTGGTTGAAATCGCAGAAAAAGAAGGTGCGGTAGCTGTCGCACACGGTTGCACAGGAAAAGGAAACGACCAGGTACGTTTCGATGTTTCCTTTACAGCGCTGAACCCGGATATCCAAATCGTGGCGCCGGTGCGGGAATGGGGCTGGACGCGTGACGAAGAGATCGAATATGCGAAAAAGAACAATATCCCGATCCCAATCGATCTGGACAATCCATATAGCATCGACCAAAACCTCTGGGGCAGAAGCTGTGAGTGTGGTGTTCTGGAAGATCCATGGGCAGCTCCTCCAGAAGGTGCATACGATCTGACGAAGTCGATCATGGATGCTCCAGACGAGGCAGAAGAAATCGAAATCACGTTCGTACAAGGGAAGCCAATCGCATTGAACGGCGAAGAGCTCCCACTGGCTGAGCTGATCCTCAAGCTGAACAAAATCGCTGGAAACCATGGCGTAGGCCGTATCGACCATGTGGAAAACCGTTTGGTGGGCATCAAATCTCGCGAAGTTTACGAGACACCGGCTGCGACTACCTTGATTTTGGCTCACCGTGAGCTGGAATTCTTGACGCAACCTCGTGAGGTCGCTCAATTCAAACCAATTGTCGAGCAAAAACTGGCGCAAGTGATTTACGAGGGTCTCTGGTATTCGCCCATTCGCAATGCTGTCCAGGCATTCATTGAAGAAACGCAAAAACACGTATCGGGTGTCGTACGCGTGAAGCTGCACAAAGGACATGCGATCGTTGTGGGTCGCACCTCTGCATCGTCTCTCTACAGCCATGAGCTGGCGACTTACAATGCAGGAGATCAATTCGACCACAAAGCAGCACTTGGTTTCATCAAGCTGTGGGGTCTGCCTACCAAAGTATACGCACAGGTAAACGAGGGTGTCCTGCACGAAAATAAAAACACCGCGATTAAGATTTTGGATGAAAAGGATGCGATTAAGCAATGA
- a CDS encoding HD-GYP domain-containing protein — MQRKVEFGSTMKKIVVTWIFPLAALVIFYDSLSDWEPREHWGVLFAYTLLTIFSTFAPIRTLNTILTLNNAVIFSGILLFGAWVGVWSAVVETLILAFLIRANPIKALANIGQLVLTIWFVDLFKNSIGNVPASTMITDLLLAVSYWFINIILCGLGISYFFKTNWFTTVQKMAKGTTLTYLLLMVMVGIGSRLFETYGLYTLVPMMAAFITMSFVFHQYYDSMNKLQQKVEEVKTFNHKFLTAMAASIDARDRYTSGHSQRVAHWGREIAKDIGLSATKVEEIYVGGLLHDIGKIGIEDEILNKKGKLTPEEYDKIKQHTVIGYEIILQAGMFNELLPAIRSHHERIDGRGYPDGLAGDEIPLMARILAISDAFDAMVADRPYRKGLPVEEALQEIRRGSGTQFDPILAEHFIRIVQRLPYEELQSIIGIESIPQKQLQEAIR, encoded by the coding sequence ATGCAACGAAAAGTTGAGTTTGGATCAACAATGAAAAAAATAGTGGTGACTTGGATTTTTCCACTAGCGGCGTTAGTGATTTTTTATGATTCGTTGTCTGATTGGGAGCCAAGAGAGCATTGGGGAGTTTTGTTTGCGTATACATTACTCACCATCTTTTCTACGTTCGCTCCTATACGGACGTTGAACACCATATTGACACTAAACAATGCAGTTATTTTTTCTGGTATTCTCCTCTTTGGGGCCTGGGTAGGTGTTTGGTCGGCCGTTGTTGAAACGTTGATACTGGCGTTTCTAATCAGGGCCAACCCGATAAAGGCTTTGGCAAATATTGGACAGCTGGTGCTAACGATTTGGTTTGTCGATCTCTTCAAAAACTCTATAGGCAATGTACCAGCTTCCACGATGATAACGGATCTACTTTTAGCTGTATCGTATTGGTTTATTAATATAATCCTATGTGGTTTAGGGATTTCTTACTTTTTTAAGACGAACTGGTTTACAACCGTTCAGAAAATGGCAAAAGGAACAACGCTCACATACCTTTTGCTCATGGTAATGGTGGGAATCGGATCTCGGCTGTTTGAGACATATGGATTATACACATTAGTTCCCATGATGGCTGCTTTTATCACGATGAGTTTTGTATTCCATCAATATTACGATAGTATGAATAAGCTCCAACAAAAAGTGGAAGAAGTCAAAACATTCAACCATAAGTTTTTGACTGCCATGGCGGCTTCTATTGATGCGCGTGATCGTTACACGAGTGGTCATTCCCAACGAGTGGCTCACTGGGGAAGAGAAATTGCCAAGGATATTGGTTTGTCTGCTACAAAAGTGGAAGAAATTTATGTTGGCGGTCTTTTGCACGACATTGGAAAAATCGGCATCGAAGACGAAATTCTCAATAAAAAAGGAAAGCTGACCCCGGAAGAGTATGACAAGATCAAGCAGCACACGGTCATTGGCTACGAAATTATTTTGCAAGCAGGGATGTTCAATGAATTGCTTCCTGCGATCCGTTCCCATCATGAACGAATAGATGGAAGGGGATATCCGGATGGTTTAGCCGGGGATGAGATTCCACTGATGGCGAGAATTTTAGCCATTTCAGACGCTTTTGATGCGATGGTCGCGGACAGGCCATATCGAAAAGGTTTGCCTGTGGAGGAAGCGCTTCAAGAAATCAGAAGGGGCTCTGGTACCCAATTTGATCCGATATTGGCGGAGCATTTTATCAGAATCGTTCAGCGACTGCCGTACGAAGAGTTGCAAAGCATTATCGGTATAGAGTCCATCCCACAAAAACAGTTACAGGAGGCAATAAGATGA
- a CDS encoding histidine phosphatase family protein, which translates to MKTIYLVRHCQAAGQEPEALLTEKGEVQARELATFFTASPIDRIISSPYHRAIATIRPLAQERGIVVEEDTRLIERVLSGVPREDWFERLRDTFDDLTLELEGGESSLTAINRANSLLTEILADEHKDIVLVSHGCLLALLMKSMDDRFGFHDWEKLSNPDVFKLTCHLETRELVRIWS; encoded by the coding sequence ATGAAAACAATTTATTTGGTACGTCATTGTCAGGCTGCTGGCCAAGAACCCGAAGCCCTGCTTACGGAAAAGGGAGAAGTGCAAGCTCGGGAGCTTGCCACCTTCTTCACAGCCTCCCCCATTGATCGAATCATTTCGAGTCCGTATCATCGAGCGATTGCTACCATCCGGCCTCTTGCACAGGAGCGTGGCATCGTGGTTGAAGAAGACACGCGTTTGATCGAGCGCGTCCTTAGCGGAGTACCACGTGAGGATTGGTTCGAGCGATTACGCGATACGTTCGATGACCTGACGCTTGAACTCGAAGGAGGCGAATCCAGTCTCACTGCTATCAACCGGGCAAATTCGTTGCTCACTGAGATTTTGGCAGACGAGCATAAAGATATCGTCCTTGTTAGCCACGGATGCCTGCTGGCCTTGCTCATGAAATCAATGGATGACCGCTTTGGCTTTCACGATTGGGAGAAATTAAGCAATCCAGATGTATTCAAGCTTACCTGCCATTTAGAAACCAGAGAGCTCGTCCGCATCTGGTCGTAA
- a CDS encoding GerAB/ArcD/ProY family transporter, producing the protein MQESYKIRPRQLLMLVTLVTIGDSVLVLSGAGLSFFRAGHFYGGSSVCLAHPKTDEIFFLGTLLGGIVLFIIMLMCILVLGADQTARHFYQTYVLIKQLKLGDFIQRLEAIIAVIWFIAVSYL; encoded by the coding sequence ATGCAAGAGAGCTACAAGATCCGTCCCCGTCAACTATTGATGCTCGTTACCCTGGTTACCATTGGGGACTCCGTTCTCGTACTGTCCGGTGCCGGCCTTTCTTTTTTCAGAGCTGGTCATTTTTATGGCGGTTCTTCCGTTTGTCTCGCCCATCCAAAAACGGATGAGATATTTTTTCTGGGTACGTTGCTTGGGGGAATTGTGCTGTTCATCATCATGTTGATGTGCATCCTTGTTTTGGGGGCAGACCAGACTGCGCGGCATTTTTATCAGACCTATGTTCTCATCAAACAGCTGAAGCTCGGGGATTTCATTCAGCGGCTAGAGGCGATTATTGCGGTGATCTGGTTTATCGCGGTGAGCTACTTATAG
- a CDS encoding acetamidase/formamidase family protein, whose amino-acid sequence MYRVKKQDVIYAMSPENEPVLKVEAGSIVTFETCDCFNDQIQSADTVFHELDWNRINPASGPIYIEGTEPGDILVIHIQKIEIKNQGVMVSGPELGVMGFDLHENVIKMIPIQDGKAVLSDKLQVPINPMIGVIGTAPAEAAISCGTPGDHGGNMDCKQMREGTTLLLPVNVPGALFALGDLHAAMADGEVAVCGVEIAGEVTVKLDVIKGKQWPLPMAVNQEHLITIASEKELDKAADRAVINMVQFLHEELGVEKAEATFLLSAAGDLRICQVVDPLKTARMELPLAYATALGFDSKIVGR is encoded by the coding sequence ATGTACAGAGTAAAAAAGCAGGACGTGATTTATGCCATGTCTCCTGAGAATGAGCCGGTCTTGAAGGTAGAAGCAGGCAGTATCGTAACGTTTGAAACCTGCGATTGCTTCAATGACCAAATCCAATCAGCTGACACCGTGTTTCATGAGCTTGACTGGAATCGGATCAACCCTGCTTCCGGCCCTATTTATATAGAAGGAACAGAACCAGGCGATATTTTGGTTATTCATATTCAGAAAATTGAGATTAAAAACCAAGGCGTAATGGTTAGTGGACCAGAACTGGGTGTAATGGGATTCGACCTGCATGAAAATGTGATCAAAATGATTCCGATACAAGATGGAAAAGCTGTCTTGTCAGACAAGCTTCAGGTTCCGATCAATCCCATGATTGGCGTAATTGGAACAGCTCCTGCCGAAGCAGCCATTTCATGCGGTACCCCAGGCGATCACGGCGGCAACATGGACTGCAAGCAAATGCGTGAAGGTACTACATTGCTTTTACCCGTAAATGTTCCCGGCGCATTATTTGCCCTAGGTGACCTTCATGCCGCAATGGCTGACGGTGAAGTAGCGGTATGTGGTGTAGAAATAGCTGGGGAAGTAACCGTAAAGCTCGATGTAATAAAAGGAAAGCAATGGCCGTTACCGATGGCAGTCAACCAAGAACACCTGATCACGATTGCGTCAGAAAAAGAGCTGGACAAGGCTGCAGATCGAGCGGTCATCAACATGGTACAATTTCTACACGAAGAGCTGGGCGTAGAAAAGGCCGAAGCCACCTTCCTGCTCTCCGCTGCGGGAGATTTGCGTATCTGTCAGGTCGTCGATCCTTTAAAGACAGCCCGCATGGAGTTGCCTCTTGCGTACGCAACCGCATTAGGCTTTGATTCGAAAATAGTCGGTAGATAA
- a CDS encoding iron-containing alcohol dehydrogenase: MENFIYHNPTQLIFGRGQLAQLEEKARQLGPTVLLVYGGGSIGRTGLYDKVISLLQSAGCRVHELAGVEPNPRLSTVNKGIELCRKEGVHWILAVGGGSVIDAAKAVAIGVPYEGDVWDFYTRKAIAQEALPLGTVLTLAATGSEMNRGSVVTNWETQEKHGAGTTFPTFSILDPEHTFSVPRDQTIYGISDILSHVFEQYFTHTTEIPLQTRFAESIMKSVIENAERVLTDPEDYDARANILYCGTMALNGTLPVGVTTDWATHSIEHAVSAVYDIPHGGGLAIIFPKWMRYVYHENVARFVRFATEVWNVDPSGKTDNEIALEGIAATEAFFAQIGAPTRLADYAITDEHLQLMAEKATPFGPIGQFKTLTSDDVAQILRLSL; the protein is encoded by the coding sequence GTGGAAAATTTTATTTACCATAACCCGACACAACTGATTTTTGGACGGGGTCAATTGGCCCAGCTCGAGGAAAAAGCAAGACAGCTAGGTCCCACTGTTCTTTTGGTATATGGTGGTGGCAGTATAGGGCGAACCGGTCTTTACGACAAAGTGATTTCTCTCCTCCAGTCTGCAGGCTGCCGCGTGCATGAGTTGGCAGGAGTGGAGCCAAATCCACGTCTGAGTACCGTGAACAAAGGAATTGAACTATGCCGCAAAGAGGGCGTCCATTGGATACTCGCTGTAGGTGGTGGCAGTGTAATCGACGCGGCCAAAGCAGTCGCGATTGGTGTGCCTTACGAGGGAGATGTATGGGATTTTTATACCCGTAAAGCGATCGCCCAAGAAGCTCTGCCCCTCGGTACCGTACTGACACTTGCTGCTACTGGTTCTGAAATGAACCGGGGAAGTGTCGTCACTAACTGGGAGACACAAGAAAAGCATGGCGCTGGCACAACGTTTCCGACGTTTTCGATTTTAGATCCTGAGCATACGTTTAGCGTACCTCGCGATCAAACGATCTACGGAATCAGCGACATTTTGTCCCATGTATTCGAGCAGTATTTCACACATACAACCGAAATTCCATTGCAAACACGTTTTGCCGAGTCGATCATGAAGAGCGTCATCGAAAATGCAGAACGCGTCCTCACCGATCCCGAAGACTACGATGCCCGCGCCAACATCCTGTACTGCGGAACAATGGCATTGAACGGCACTCTCCCGGTTGGCGTCACAACTGACTGGGCAACCCACTCCATCGAACATGCTGTCAGTGCTGTTTACGACATCCCGCACGGTGGCGGTCTGGCGATCATTTTCCCGAAATGGATGCGCTATGTGTACCATGAAAACGTCGCGCGCTTCGTTCGCTTCGCAACAGAGGTATGGAATGTCGATCCTTCCGGCAAGACAGATAATGAGATCGCTTTGGAAGGGATTGCCGCTACAGAAGCTTTCTTTGCGCAGATCGGTGCCCCGACCCGATTGGCTGATTACGCCATCACCGATGAGCACTTGCAGCTCATGGCCGAAAAGGCCACTCCCTTTGGTCCGATTGGCCAGTTTAAGACGTTGACGAGTGACGATGTGGCACAGATTCTTCGATTAAGTTTGTAA